The following coding sequences are from one Ancylobacter sp. TS-1 window:
- a CDS encoding class 1 fructose-bisphosphatase gives MTRPTLQGHLDGWSQGDDLRRDVASAVLALAAAGIRISELLAAGPLAGALATVRGHHADGDSQKELDVIADDLVREALAAAPVALLGSEEADEAVTLAPAGTLAVAVDPLDGSSNIDSNMSVGTIFSILPFVGADSLLQPGSAQLAAGFLLYGPQTALVLTVGAGTQVFTLDRATGAFLLSEARAFVVPETAEYAINGSNLRHWDGAIRSYVDDCQAGTEGPRGKDFNTRWVASMVADVYRILVRGGVYLYPGDARGGYAQGRLRLVYEANPIAFLMEQAQGAATDGSRPILDLIPTHLHQRVPLVFGSRAEVERIARYHGGASAMPERSPLFGRRGLLRA, from the coding sequence ATGACACGCCCGACTTTGCAGGGCCACCTCGACGGGTGGTCGCAAGGCGATGATCTGCGCCGCGACGTCGCCAGCGCCGTGCTCGCGCTCGCCGCCGCCGGCATCCGGATTTCAGAGCTTCTGGCCGCCGGCCCGCTGGCCGGCGCGCTCGCCACCGTGCGCGGCCACCATGCCGACGGCGACAGCCAGAAGGAACTCGACGTCATCGCCGACGACCTGGTGCGCGAGGCGCTCGCCGCCGCGCCGGTCGCCCTTCTCGGCTCCGAGGAAGCCGACGAGGCGGTCACGCTCGCCCCCGCCGGCACGCTGGCGGTCGCGGTTGACCCGCTGGACGGCTCGTCCAACATCGACAGCAATATGAGCGTCGGCACGATCTTCTCGATCCTGCCCTTCGTGGGGGCCGACTCGCTGCTCCAGCCGGGCTCCGCCCAGCTCGCCGCCGGCTTCCTGCTCTACGGGCCGCAGACCGCGCTGGTACTGACCGTCGGCGCCGGCACGCAGGTCTTCACGCTGGACCGGGCCACGGGCGCCTTCCTGCTGTCCGAGGCGCGCGCCTTCGTCGTGCCCGAGACCGCTGAATACGCGATCAACGGCTCCAACCTGCGCCACTGGGACGGCGCCATCCGCTCCTATGTCGACGACTGCCAGGCCGGCACCGAGGGCCCGCGCGGCAAGGATTTCAACACGCGCTGGGTCGCCTCCATGGTGGCGGACGTCTACCGCATCCTGGTGCGCGGCGGGGTCTATCTCTACCCCGGCGACGCCCGCGGGGGCTATGCGCAGGGCCGGCTACGTCTGGTCTATGAGGCAAACCCGATCGCCTTCCTGATGGAGCAGGCGCAGGGCGCCGCCACCGATGGCAGCCGGCCGATCCTCGATCTCATCCCCACGCACCTGCACCAGCGCGTGCCGCTGGTGTTCGGCTCGCGCGCCGAGGTCGAGCGCATCGCCCGCTATCACGGCGGCGCCTCCGCCATGCCCGAGCGCTCGCCGTTGTTCGGCCGGCGCGGCCTGCTGCGCGCCTGA
- a CDS encoding phosphoribulokinase codes for MSIHHPIISVTGSSGAGTTSVRRIFEQIFRREEVLAAYIEGDAYHRYDRAEMKRVMSEEASRGNNHYSHFGPDSNLFEELEETFRAYSQTGTGKYRHYVHDDKEAAEYGGAPGTFTPWEPIPTPTDLLFYEGLHGAVASGNIDVARYADLKIGVVPVINLEWIQKIHRDRSHRGYSTEAVTDTILRRMPDYVNYICPQFTHTDINFQRVPTVDTSNPFIARWIPTADESIVVIRFKSPRGIDFPYLLSMISGSWMSRANSIVIPGGKLDIAMQLILTPMILNLVEKKRRAA; via the coding sequence ATGTCGATCCACCACCCCATCATCTCCGTCACCGGCTCGTCCGGCGCGGGCACCACCTCGGTGCGGCGCATCTTCGAGCAGATCTTCCGCCGCGAGGAAGTGCTCGCCGCCTATATCGAGGGCGACGCCTATCACCGCTATGACCGCGCCGAGATGAAGCGCGTCATGTCCGAGGAGGCCTCGCGCGGCAACAACCACTACAGCCATTTCGGCCCCGACTCGAACCTGTTCGAGGAACTGGAGGAGACGTTCCGCGCCTACTCTCAGACCGGCACCGGCAAGTACCGCCACTATGTCCATGACGACAAGGAAGCGGCCGAATATGGCGGCGCGCCGGGCACCTTCACGCCCTGGGAGCCGATCCCGACGCCGACCGACCTGCTGTTCTACGAGGGGCTGCACGGGGCGGTGGCCAGCGGCAATATCGACGTCGCCCGCTATGCCGACCTGAAGATCGGCGTGGTGCCGGTGATCAACCTCGAATGGATCCAGAAGATCCACCGCGACCGCTCGCATCGCGGCTATTCGACCGAGGCGGTGACCGACACCATCCTGCGCCGCATGCCGGACTACGTGAACTACATCTGCCCGCAGTTCACCCACACCGACATCAACTTCCAGCGCGTGCCGACGGTCGATACCTCGAACCCGTTCATCGCCCGGTGGATCCCGACGGCGGACGAATCCATCGTCGTCATCCGCTTCAAGAGCCCTCGCGGCATCGATTTCCCCTACCTGCTCTCGATGATTTCCGGGAGCTGGATGAGCCGCGCCAATTCCATCGTGATCCCGGGCGGCAAGCTCGACATCGCGATGCAGCTCATCCTCACGCCGATGATCCTCAACCTCGTCGAGAAGAAGCGGCGCGCCGCGTGA
- the tkt gene encoding transketolase, which produces MLTSQNAALRPHPADLPHEDMAQDMANALRALAMDAVEAAKSGHPGMPMGMADVATALFARFMTLDPGRPDWPDRDRFILSAGHGSMLLYAINHLLGYADMGVDQIKRFRQLGAITAGHPEHGHTLGVETTTGPLGQGLTTAVGMALAERMLNARFGDELVDHHTYVIAGDGCLMEGISHEAIDLAGHLKLAKLTVLWDDNGISIDGSTALSTSTDQLARFKASGWDVMRVDGHAPHALIDALAEARGTARPTLIACRTTIGYGAPTKAGTEAVHGAPLGAAEIEGARARLGWNHPPFEVPESVREAWATIAERGRKAREAWERRLAASGQRAAFEAAMEGELPADFDEKLVAFKRELSEGAPKVATRKASEMALAVINAATDLTVGGSADLTHSNLTHTRGLASVTPGNYAGRYLHYGIREHAMAAVMNGLALHRGAIPYGGTFMVFSDYARGAMRLSALMGQRVVYVLTHDSIGLGEDGPTHQPVEHLAMLRATPNLYVFRPADAVETLEAWQLALHAEGTPSVLALSRQNLPTFRTEHSEENLVGYGAYVARKPARRRDVTLLATGSEVEIAFRAADLLAARGVDAAVVSMPCWELFERQSAEYRRAVLGTAPRVAVEAAARLGWDRWTGDRGRFVGMEGFGASAPAPDLYQHFNITPEAVVDAACDLLTCA; this is translated from the coding sequence ATGCTCACCAGCCAAAATGCGGCGCTGCGCCCGCACCCCGCCGATCTGCCCCACGAGGACATGGCGCAGGACATGGCCAACGCGCTGCGCGCGCTCGCCATGGACGCGGTGGAAGCGGCCAAGTCCGGCCATCCCGGCATGCCGATGGGCATGGCCGATGTCGCGACCGCCCTGTTCGCGCGCTTCATGACGCTCGACCCGGGCCGGCCTGACTGGCCCGACCGCGACCGCTTCATTCTTTCCGCCGGCCACGGCTCGATGCTGCTCTACGCCATCAACCATCTGCTCGGCTATGCCGACATGGGCGTCGATCAGATCAAGCGTTTCCGCCAGCTCGGCGCGATCACCGCCGGCCATCCCGAACATGGCCACACGCTGGGCGTGGAGACCACCACCGGCCCGCTGGGGCAGGGGCTGACCACGGCGGTCGGCATGGCACTCGCCGAGCGCATGCTCAACGCCCGCTTCGGCGACGAGCTGGTCGACCACCACACCTATGTCATCGCCGGCGACGGCTGCCTGATGGAAGGCATCAGCCACGAGGCCATCGACCTCGCCGGGCACCTGAAGCTCGCCAAGCTCACCGTGCTGTGGGACGACAACGGCATCTCCATCGACGGCAGCACCGCCCTCTCCACCTCGACCGACCAGCTCGCCCGCTTCAAGGCCAGTGGCTGGGACGTGATGCGGGTCGACGGCCACGCGCCCCACGCGCTGATCGACGCCCTCGCCGAGGCGCGCGGCACGGCGCGGCCGACGCTGATCGCCTGCCGCACCACCATCGGCTACGGCGCGCCCACCAAGGCGGGCACGGAAGCCGTGCACGGCGCCCCGCTGGGCGCCGCCGAGATCGAGGGCGCCCGCGCGCGGCTGGGCTGGAACCATCCGCCCTTCGAGGTGCCGGAAAGCGTGCGCGAGGCCTGGGCGACGATCGCCGAACGCGGCCGCAAGGCGCGCGAAGCCTGGGAGAGGCGGCTCGCCGCCTCCGGCCAGCGCGCCGCCTTCGAGGCGGCGATGGAAGGCGAACTGCCGGCCGATTTCGACGAGAAGCTGGTCGCCTTCAAGCGCGAGCTTTCGGAGGGCGCGCCGAAGGTGGCGACCCGCAAGGCCTCGGAGATGGCGCTCGCCGTCATCAACGCGGCGACCGACCTCACCGTCGGTGGCTCGGCCGACCTTACCCACTCGAACCTCACCCACACCAGGGGGCTCGCCTCGGTGACGCCCGGCAACTATGCCGGCCGCTACCTGCATTACGGCATCCGCGAACACGCGATGGCGGCGGTGATGAACGGCCTCGCTTTGCATCGCGGCGCCATTCCCTATGGCGGCACCTTCATGGTGTTCTCCGACTATGCGCGCGGCGCCATGCGGCTCTCGGCGCTGATGGGGCAGCGGGTGGTCTATGTGCTCACCCACGATTCCATCGGCCTCGGCGAGGACGGGCCGACGCACCAGCCGGTCGAGCACCTCGCCATGCTGCGGGCGACGCCGAACCTCTACGTGTTCCGCCCCGCCGACGCGGTGGAGACGCTGGAGGCCTGGCAGCTTGCCCTGCACGCGGAGGGCACGCCCTCGGTGCTGGCGCTCTCGCGGCAGAACCTGCCGACCTTCCGCACCGAGCATTCGGAGGAGAACCTCGTCGGCTATGGCGCCTATGTCGCCCGCAAGCCGGCCCGCCGGCGCGACGTGACGCTGCTCGCCACCGGCTCGGAGGTGGAGATCGCCTTCAGGGCGGCGGACCTGCTCGCCGCGCGCGGGGTCGATGCCGCCGTCGTCTCCATGCCGTGCTGGGAGCTGTTCGAGCGCCAGAGCGCGGAATACCGCCGCGCCGTGCTCGGCACCGCCCCGCGCGTGGCCGTCGAGGCCGCCGCCCGGCTCGGCTGGGACCGCTGGACCGGGGATCGCGGCCGCTTCGTCGGCATGGAGGGCTTCGGCGCCTCCGCGCCCGCCCCCGACCTCTACCAGCACTTCAACATCACCCCGGAGGCGGTCGTCGACGCTGCCTGCGACCTGCTGACCTGCGCCTGA
- the fba gene encoding class II fructose-bisphosphate aldolase (catalyzes the reversible aldol condensation of dihydroxyacetonephosphate and glyceraldehyde 3-phosphate in the Calvin cycle, glycolysis, and/or gluconeogenesis), producing the protein MARITLRQLLDHAAEHDYGVPAFNINNMEQGIAIMEAAQAVDAPVIMQASRGARSYAGDIMLSRMIDALTEMYPAIPICMHQDHGNNEATCLSAIQHGFTSVMMDGSLKADAKTPADYDYNVAITRRVVDAAHWVGASVEGELGVLGSLEHGSGEQEDGHGAEGQLSHDQLLTDPDQAVDFVARTRVDALAIAMGTSHGAYKFSRKPDGDILAMHVIEEIHRRLPGVHLVMHGSSSVPQALQDLFNASGGEMPQTWGVPVEEIVRGIRHGVRKVNIDTDCRLAMTAQFRKVAQGNKAEFDPRKFLKPAMDAMRDLCRERFEQFGTAGHASAIKVLPLAAMAKRYAAGALDPVIGGARAAAE; encoded by the coding sequence ATGGCCCGCATCACGCTTCGACAGCTTCTCGACCATGCCGCCGAGCACGATTACGGCGTGCCGGCCTTCAACATCAACAATATGGAGCAGGGCATCGCGATCATGGAGGCGGCGCAGGCCGTCGACGCGCCCGTCATCATGCAGGCGAGCCGCGGCGCGCGCTCCTATGCCGGCGACATCATGCTCTCGCGGATGATCGACGCGCTGACCGAGATGTACCCGGCGATCCCGATCTGCATGCATCAGGACCACGGGAACAACGAGGCCACCTGCCTCTCGGCGATCCAGCACGGCTTCACCTCCGTGATGATGGACGGCTCGCTGAAGGCGGACGCCAAGACCCCGGCCGATTACGACTACAACGTCGCCATTACCCGCCGCGTGGTCGATGCCGCCCATTGGGTCGGTGCCTCGGTCGAGGGCGAACTCGGCGTGCTCGGCTCGCTGGAGCACGGTTCCGGCGAGCAGGAGGACGGCCACGGCGCGGAAGGGCAGCTCAGCCACGACCAGTTGCTGACCGATCCCGACCAGGCGGTCGATTTCGTCGCCCGCACCCGGGTCGACGCGCTGGCTATCGCCATGGGCACCTCGCACGGCGCCTACAAATTCTCGCGCAAGCCGGACGGCGACATCCTCGCCATGCATGTGATCGAGGAGATCCACCGCCGCCTGCCCGGCGTGCATCTCGTCATGCACGGCTCCTCCTCGGTGCCGCAGGCGTTGCAGGACCTGTTCAACGCTTCGGGCGGCGAGATGCCCCAGACCTGGGGCGTGCCGGTGGAGGAGATCGTGCGCGGCATCCGGCACGGTGTGCGCAAGGTCAATATCGACACCGACTGCCGCCTCGCCATGACGGCGCAGTTTCGCAAGGTGGCGCAGGGCAACAAGGCGGAGTTCGATCCGCGCAAGTTCCTCAAGCCCGCCATGGACGCGATGCGCGACCTTTGCCGCGAGCGCTTCGAGCAGTTCGGCACCGCCGGCCACGCTTCGGCGATCAAGGTGCTGCCGCTGGCGGCCATGGCCAAGCGCTACGCCGCCGGTGCGCTCGATCCGGTGATCGGCGGCGCGCGCGCCGCCGCCGAATGA
- a CDS encoding form I ribulose bisphosphate carboxylase large subunit encodes MNAIDKTKPAEETRSRYSAGVMEYRKMGYWQPDYEPKDTDVIAVFRITPQDGVDEIEASAAVAGESSTATWTVVWTDRLTACDKYRAKCYRVDPVPNAPGSWFAYIAYDLDLFENGSIANLSASIIGNVFGFKPLKALRLEDMRLPVAYVKTFDGPATGIVVERERLDKFGRPLLGATVKPKLGLSGRNYGRVVYEALKGGLDFTKDDENINSQQFMHWRDRFLYCMEAVNKAQAASGEVKGTYLNVTAGTMEEMYERAEFAKNLGSSIVMIDLIIGYTAIQSMAKWCRRNDMILHLHRAGHSTYTRQKSHGVSFRVITKWMRLAGVDHIHAGTVVGKLEGDPHTTKGYYDLCREDFVPQNLAHGIFFDQNWASTRKLMPVASGGIHAGQMHQLIDLLGEDVVLQFGGGTIGHPMGIQAGAIANRVALEAMILARNEGRDILHEGPEILKAAARHCLPLKQALETWKDVTFNYSSTDTPDFVPQATAAE; translated from the coding sequence ATGAACGCGATCGACAAGACCAAGCCTGCCGAGGAAACCCGCAGCCGCTACAGCGCCGGCGTGATGGAATACCGCAAGATGGGCTACTGGCAGCCCGACTACGAGCCCAAGGACACCGACGTCATCGCGGTGTTCCGCATCACCCCGCAGGACGGCGTCGACGAGATCGAGGCGTCGGCGGCGGTCGCCGGTGAAAGCTCGACGGCAACGTGGACCGTCGTGTGGACCGACCGCTTGACCGCTTGCGACAAGTACCGCGCCAAGTGCTACCGGGTCGACCCGGTGCCGAACGCGCCGGGCTCGTGGTTCGCCTACATCGCCTACGATCTCGACCTGTTCGAGAATGGCTCGATCGCCAACCTGTCGGCCTCGATCATCGGCAACGTGTTCGGCTTCAAGCCGCTCAAGGCGCTGCGCCTCGAGGACATGCGCCTGCCGGTCGCCTATGTGAAGACCTTCGACGGCCCGGCCACCGGCATCGTGGTGGAGCGCGAGCGGCTCGACAAGTTCGGCCGCCCATTGCTCGGCGCGACGGTCAAGCCCAAGCTCGGCCTGTCCGGCCGCAACTATGGCCGCGTCGTCTACGAGGCGCTCAAGGGCGGCCTCGACTTCACCAAGGACGACGAGAACATCAACTCGCAGCAGTTCATGCACTGGCGCGACCGCTTCCTCTACTGCATGGAGGCGGTGAACAAGGCGCAGGCGGCCTCCGGCGAGGTGAAGGGCACCTATCTCAACGTGACCGCCGGCACGATGGAGGAGATGTACGAGCGCGCCGAGTTCGCCAAGAACCTCGGCTCCTCCATCGTCATGATCGACCTGATCATCGGCTACACCGCGATCCAGTCCATGGCCAAGTGGTGCCGCCGCAACGACATGATCCTGCACCTGCATCGCGCCGGCCACTCGACCTATACGCGCCAGAAGAGCCACGGCGTCTCCTTCCGCGTCATCACCAAGTGGATGCGCCTGGCCGGTGTCGACCACATCCATGCCGGCACGGTGGTCGGCAAGCTGGAGGGCGACCCCCACACCACCAAGGGCTATTACGATCTCTGCCGCGAGGATTTCGTGCCGCAGAACCTCGCCCACGGCATTTTCTTCGACCAGAACTGGGCCTCGACCCGCAAGCTGATGCCGGTCGCTTCGGGCGGCATCCATGCCGGCCAGATGCACCAGCTCATCGACCTGCTCGGCGAGGATGTGGTGCTCCAGTTCGGCGGCGGCACCATCGGCCACCCGATGGGCATCCAGGCCGGCGCCATCGCCAACCGCGTCGCGCTGGAGGCGATGATCCTCGCCCGCAACGAGGGCCGCGACATCCTCCATGAGGGGCCGGAGATCCTGAAGGCCGCCGCCCGCCACTGCCTGCCGCTGAAGCAGGCGCTGGAGACGTGGAAGGACGTGACCTTCAACTACTCCTCCACCGACACGCCCGACTTCGTGCCGCAGGCCACCGCGGCGGAGTGA
- a CDS encoding ribulose bisphosphate carboxylase small subunit — translation MRLTQGAFSFLPDLTDEQIAKQVQYCIDKGWAVNIEFTDDPHPRNTYWELWGQPMFDVPDAAGVMFELNACRKAYKGRHYIRLSAFDSTHTWESLRLSFITDRPAEEPGFTLERQEVEGRSIRYTTRAYAANRPEGARY, via the coding sequence ATGCGCCTGACCCAGGGAGCCTTCTCCTTCCTGCCGGACCTCACGGACGAGCAGATCGCCAAGCAGGTCCAGTACTGCATCGACAAGGGCTGGGCGGTGAACATCGAGTTCACCGACGACCCGCACCCGCGCAACACCTATTGGGAGCTGTGGGGCCAGCCCATGTTCGACGTGCCCGACGCCGCCGGCGTCATGTTCGAGCTGAACGCGTGCCGCAAGGCGTACAAGGGCCGGCACTACATCCGCCTGAGCGCCTTCGACTCCACCCATACGTGGGAGTCGCTGCGCCTGTCCTTCATCACCGACCGCCCCGCCGAGGAGCCCGGCTTCACGCTGGAGCGCCAGGAAGTCGAGGGCCGGTCGATCCGCTACACGACGCGCGCTTATGCCGCCAACCGCCCCGAGGGCGCGCGCTACTGA
- the cbbX gene encoding CbbX protein, translating into MDAITDAPPVLVDTVDLRAEFASSGLAEVLGQLDRELVGLVPVKQRLHEIGALLLVDRARAHFGLQAVSPTLHMSFTGNPGTGKTTVALRMAEILHRLGYVRKGHLVTVTRDDLVGQYIGHTAPKTKEVLKKAMGGVLFIDEAYYLYRPENERDYGQEAIEILLQVMENQRDDLVVILAGYSDRMERFFTANPGFRSRVAHHIDFPDYSGGELEAIGGRILETMNYRMSREAEEAFHRYVELRMQQPHFANGRSIRNALDRARLRQANRLFASERPVTADDLVTLEASDILASRVFSGGIDSYPPLRPAN; encoded by the coding sequence ATGGACGCCATCACCGACGCCCCGCCCGTCCTCGTCGACACGGTGGACCTGCGGGCCGAGTTCGCCAGCAGCGGCCTTGCCGAGGTGCTGGGCCAGCTCGACCGCGAGCTGGTCGGGCTGGTGCCGGTCAAGCAGCGCCTGCACGAGATCGGCGCGCTGCTGCTGGTCGACCGCGCCCGCGCGCATTTCGGCCTTCAGGCGGTTAGCCCGACCCTGCATATGAGCTTCACCGGCAACCCCGGCACCGGCAAGACCACGGTGGCACTGCGCATGGCGGAGATCCTCCACCGGCTCGGCTATGTCCGCAAAGGCCACCTCGTCACCGTCACCCGCGACGATCTGGTCGGCCAGTATATCGGCCACACCGCGCCGAAGACGAAGGAAGTGCTGAAGAAGGCGATGGGCGGCGTGCTGTTCATCGACGAGGCCTATTACCTCTACCGGCCCGAGAACGAGCGCGACTACGGGCAGGAGGCAATCGAGATCCTGCTGCAGGTGATGGAGAACCAGCGCGACGACCTCGTGGTGATCCTCGCCGGCTATTCCGACCGCATGGAGCGGTTCTTCACCGCCAATCCCGGCTTCCGCTCGCGCGTCGCCCACCACATCGACTTCCCCGACTATTCCGGCGGCGAGCTGGAAGCCATCGGCGGGCGCATCCTCGAGACCATGAACTACCGCATGAGCCGCGAGGCGGAAGAGGCGTTCCACCGCTATGTCGAGCTTCGCATGCAGCAGCCGCATTTCGCCAATGGCCGCTCGATCCGCAACGCGCTCGACCGCGCCCGGCTGCGGCAGGCCAACCGGCTCTTCGCCAGCGAGCGGCCGGTGACGGCGGACGATCTGGTGACGCTGGAAGCCTCTGACATCCTCGCCAGCCGGGTCTTCTCCGGCGGCATCGACAGCTACCCGCCGCTGCGTCCCGCCAATTGA
- the rpe gene encoding ribulose-phosphate 3-epimerase codes for MPLIAPSMLASDFSRLGEEVRDVAAAGADWIHLDVMDGHFVPNITFGPDVIKAMRPHTDKVFDVHLMIEPVEPFIEAFARAGADIITVQAEATHHLDRCLQLIRSLGKKAGVALNPATHESALAYVLDKVDLILPMTVNPGFGGQAFIADVLPKIYRLRAMIGERPIHLEVDGGVTAETARLCAAAGANALVAGSAVFRDGREGYAANIAAIREAGRQARGRAAA; via the coding sequence ATGCCCCTCATCGCCCCTTCCATGCTGGCCTCCGACTTCTCCCGCCTCGGCGAGGAGGTGCGCGATGTGGCCGCCGCCGGCGCCGACTGGATCCATCTCGACGTGATGGACGGGCATTTCGTGCCCAACATCACCTTCGGGCCGGACGTCATCAAGGCCATGCGCCCGCACACCGACAAGGTGTTCGACGTGCATCTGATGATCGAGCCGGTGGAGCCCTTCATCGAGGCCTTCGCCAGGGCGGGGGCGGACATCATCACCGTGCAGGCCGAGGCGACGCACCATCTCGACCGCTGCCTCCAGCTCATCCGCTCGCTTGGCAAGAAGGCCGGCGTGGCGCTGAACCCGGCGACGCATGAGAGCGCGCTGGCCTATGTGCTGGACAAGGTGGACCTCATCCTGCCGATGACGGTCAATCCGGGCTTTGGCGGGCAGGCCTTCATCGCCGACGTGCTGCCGAAGATCTACCGCCTGCGCGCGATGATCGGCGAGCGGCCGATCCATCTGGAGGTCGATGGCGGCGTCACCGCCGAGACCGCGCGGCTCTGCGCGGCAGCGGGCGCCAATGCGCTGGTAGCCGGCTCGGCGGTGTTCCGCGACGGGCGCGAGGGCTACGCGGCCAATATCGCCGCCATCCGCGAGGCCGGCCGGCAGGCGCGCGGGCGCGCCGCCGCCTGA